A genomic stretch from Anabaena sphaerica FACHB-251 includes:
- a CDS encoding NAD(P)/FAD-dependent oxidoreductase, which translates to MTQATTKICILGGGFGGLYTALRLSQLPWESTPKPEIILVDQSDRFLFSPFLYELLTGELQTWEIAPPYQELLQGTGVRFHQATVSEIDTDKQQVQLQDGQKIVYDRLVLALGGETPLDLVPGAENHAYPFRTVTDAYQLEERLRVLEELNPEKIRVAIVGAGYSGVELACKLADRIGEKGRFRLIEISDQILRTSPEFNREAAKKALDARGVFIDLETKVLSIGEDTISLEYRNQVDEIPVDVVIWTVGTRVSPVVKNLPLKQNQRGQITTTPTLQVLEHSEIFALGDLADCLDAQGKQVPATAQVAFQQADYTAWNIWASLTNRPLLPFRYQQLGEMMALGIDNATLTGLGIKLDGSLAYIARRLAYLYRLPTLDHQLKVGFNWLVSPIIKTLSQ; encoded by the coding sequence ATGACTCAAGCAACTACAAAAATTTGTATACTAGGTGGAGGCTTTGGTGGTCTCTACACCGCCTTGCGCTTAAGCCAGTTACCGTGGGAATCTACACCAAAACCTGAGATTATATTAGTCGATCAGAGCGATCGCTTTCTTTTCTCTCCCTTCCTTTACGAACTCCTCACCGGCGAACTACAAACCTGGGAAATAGCCCCACCATACCAAGAACTGCTACAAGGGACAGGAGTACGTTTTCATCAAGCCACCGTCTCAGAAATCGATACCGACAAGCAACAGGTACAATTGCAAGACGGCCAAAAAATTGTCTACGACCGATTAGTATTAGCATTAGGTGGGGAAACACCCCTAGATTTAGTTCCTGGTGCAGAAAATCATGCTTACCCCTTCCGTACCGTTACTGATGCTTATCAACTAGAAGAACGCCTGAGAGTTTTAGAAGAATTAAATCCTGAAAAAATTCGTGTTGCCATAGTTGGTGCTGGTTACAGTGGCGTAGAATTAGCCTGTAAACTCGCAGATAGAATTGGGGAAAAAGGCAGATTTCGGCTGATTGAAATTAGTGATCAAATTTTACGAACCTCCCCAGAATTTAACCGCGAAGCCGCCAAAAAAGCCTTAGATGCCAGAGGCGTGTTTATAGATTTAGAAACCAAAGTATTATCAATAGGAGAAGATACCATCTCTCTAGAGTATAGAAATCAAGTAGATGAAATTCCTGTAGATGTAGTAATTTGGACAGTTGGTACAAGAGTTTCTCCAGTGGTAAAAAATCTACCCCTCAAGCAAAACCAGCGCGGACAAATCACCACTACACCTACACTACAAGTCCTAGAACATTCCGAAATTTTCGCTTTAGGAGACCTAGCAGACTGTCTTGATGCCCAAGGAAAACAAGTACCCGCCACCGCCCAAGTAGCATTTCAACAAGCCGATTATACAGCATGGAACATCTGGGCATCTTTAACAAATCGTCCTTTACTTCCCTTCCGCTATCAACAGTTAGGGGAAATGATGGCCTTGGGAATAGATAACGCTACCCTCACAGGTTTAGGCATCAAGCTAGATGGTTCTTTAGCATACATCGCCCGTCGTTTAGCTTATTTGTATCGTTTACCAACTTTAGATCATCAGCTAAAAGTCGGTTTCAACTGGTTAGTGAGTCCTATTATTAAAACCCTTTCTCAGTAA
- a CDS encoding zinc ribbon domain-containing protein has translation MGKIFIREMPKTLEDVFDSGEHIWAMATPRRLSELLSVKTDEKTGRFLKNGQSRKKGLNRSISDASWSDLILKIEYLAVKQGKVVIKINPKYSSQECRNCGHTDESNRDGEKFICTECGYHEHADIGAAKTIRDRGLEIVRGDSAKLAV, from the coding sequence ATGGGTAAAATTTTTATAAGAGAAATGCCGAAAACCCTTGAAGATGTGTTCGACTCAGGAGAACACATCTGGGCTATGGCTACGCCACGCAGGCTATCAGAATTACTTTCAGTTAAAACCGATGAAAAAACTGGGAGATTTTTAAAGAATGGACAATCTAGAAAAAAAGGATTAAACCGTTCTATTTCTGACGCAAGCTGGAGTGATTTGATCCTAAAAATCGAGTATCTCGCTGTGAAGCAAGGAAAGGTTGTAATTAAAATTAATCCTAAATACTCCAGCCAAGAATGCAGGAATTGTGGGCATACTGATGAGTCAAACCGTGATGGTGAAAAATTCATTTGTACTGAATGTGGGTATCACGAACACGCCGATATTGGTGCTGCAAAGACTATCAGAGATAGAGGTTTGGAAATAGTACGCGGGGACTCTGCGAAACTTGCTGTTTAA
- a CDS encoding HAD-IA family hydrolase, producing the protein MEKPKVIFLDAVGTLFGVKGSVGAIYSQIAQDFGVSVSPEILNKEFFKSFKAAPPPIFLDPDIKDIPQREFDWWRIIALNTFESAGVLREFSDFSAFFSELYIHFGTAEPWFVYPDVPLALVNWRRLGVELGVLSNFDSRLYSVLQSLGLREYFKSITISTQVRTAKPDPEIFNIALQSHNCSPEEAWHIGDSITDDYNGSRKAGLRGIWINRQQNY; encoded by the coding sequence ATGGAAAAACCAAAAGTTATTTTTTTAGATGCTGTAGGTACACTATTTGGTGTTAAAGGCAGTGTAGGGGCGATTTACAGTCAGATAGCCCAGGATTTTGGAGTTTCGGTTTCCCCCGAAATTTTGAATAAAGAATTTTTCAAAAGCTTCAAAGCTGCACCACCACCGATATTTCTTGATCCAGATATTAAAGATATCCCTCAACGAGAATTTGATTGGTGGCGGATCATAGCCCTCAACACCTTTGAAAGTGCAGGGGTACTCAGGGAATTTTCCGATTTTTCAGCTTTTTTTAGCGAACTCTATATTCACTTTGGTACGGCTGAACCTTGGTTTGTTTATCCAGATGTTCCTCTAGCTTTGGTAAACTGGCGACGATTGGGAGTTGAATTGGGTGTATTATCTAATTTTGACTCTCGTTTATACTCAGTATTGCAAAGTTTAGGACTCAGAGAGTATTTTAAATCCATTACCATTTCTACCCAAGTACGTACCGCTAAACCAGATCCGGAAATTTTTAACATTGCTTTGCAAAGTCATAACTGTTCACCAGAGGAAGCATGGCATATTGGCGATAGCATCACAGATGACTATAATGGTTCTAGAAAGGCTGGTTTGAGGGGTATTTGGATTAACCGTCAGCAAAATTATTAA
- a CDS encoding NACHT domain-containing protein → MTKTLSQIWQQFRQSFSVEATLNTTTDTGKAVLAATPTIHEQNISLEVLKPVLQDSSSLLDLLCLPLAQIVGKELSFVSLGVNLLNLYAEINQECPTLEDCVFIVSQAAYLQSTREILSLYPAINWDTNLDNLEEFTTNLQNIQYIQLDDQTAQNTISCFQNSELASAFNQILLSRLIAPNVTKFLANLLTKRIAATTHRYIINAWIDAGKNIQDLIADSCGEWEQQQQVIQNIDEYLEKYIATQPLEKVFNQNYSWKDIYIPLKAKTVDQNANPLDLETWVKGVLLNQQKLEQVIFIQGEPGRGKSVFCRMFADWVRQHLHPLWTPILIRLKDINSFSSSLEETLQAELKVRFIENNHDCLTNKNTRFLFILDGFDDLNIHSKVFIQQVAAFQQKCKNQAEMGHRVLITGRTNALQYLQKLPHNLERVEILEMDRQLQQQWLKKWNLFPGHEGKKTDLDQFLGNKKCPSAINKLSFEPLYLHLLAVMYRDETLAFEQLEQASKKTAKIVIFKEFVNWLIAKQQPTSDDGDVTNQENQNYQSDLKHIFTEIAVAIVQSGGVFGSISMIISRLQEKQIELQSILSNFYFPPSKKQEDQIECFHKTFSEFLFAEKLTKYLQDWSRFNTDDKIQEMNWQIYDLLGFGKITPEMVEYVIGLLTQIPDLYWINLFKVLDNFYTNWCQGKFIDSPEQTLAQTKLRQLQHYSQNYSIENLGQRQVDIYAGLNVMILLLELQRYAQEHDVLKEYIIFYPSGQTEEDNLRSDFLRIINYCNCLQEESFKSIVGQFLSATHLRGTYLFQADLSGTDLSQADLSRAELSRTYLSQTNLSNAYLIAAKLIQSDLRGANLSGANLIRTDLRGADLSNANLQDADLSQVDLSGANLKGANLSGAYLIGANFGDELFGYIRWDKNTNWQDVEGLDAAKNLPAALKQQLKIS, encoded by the coding sequence ATGACAAAAACATTATCACAAATTTGGCAGCAGTTCCGGCAATCTTTTTCAGTAGAAGCTACTCTGAATACAACAACAGATACAGGTAAAGCAGTTTTAGCAGCGACACCAACTATTCACGAACAGAATATCAGTTTAGAAGTCTTAAAACCTGTTTTACAAGATTCATCTTCATTATTAGATTTGCTATGTTTACCATTAGCGCAAATTGTAGGTAAGGAATTATCATTTGTATCTCTTGGGGTTAATTTGCTCAACTTGTATGCTGAGATAAATCAAGAATGTCCTACTTTAGAAGACTGCGTATTTATAGTTAGTCAAGCTGCTTATTTACAAAGCACCAGAGAAATTTTGTCTTTATACCCAGCTATAAATTGGGATACTAACCTAGATAATCTTGAAGAATTTACAACAAATCTCCAAAATATTCAATACATTCAATTAGATGATCAAACTGCTCAAAATACAATTTCCTGTTTTCAGAACTCAGAGTTAGCATCTGCATTTAATCAAATATTATTATCCCGATTAATAGCCCCAAATGTCACAAAGTTTTTAGCTAATCTTTTAACTAAAAGAATTGCTGCCACTACTCACCGCTACATTATTAATGCTTGGATAGATGCAGGTAAGAACATCCAAGATTTAATTGCAGATTCTTGTGGAGAATGGGAGCAACAGCAGCAAGTAATTCAAAATATTGATGAATACTTGGAAAAATATATTGCAACTCAACCATTAGAAAAAGTCTTCAATCAAAACTACTCTTGGAAAGATATATATATTCCTCTCAAAGCCAAAACGGTAGATCAAAATGCCAATCCCTTGGATTTAGAAACATGGGTAAAAGGAGTTTTACTCAATCAGCAGAAATTAGAACAAGTTATATTTATCCAAGGTGAACCAGGAAGGGGTAAAAGTGTCTTTTGTCGAATGTTTGCTGATTGGGTGCGGCAACATTTACATCCTCTGTGGACACCAATTTTAATTCGTTTAAAAGATATTAACTCTTTTTCCTCTTCTTTAGAGGAGACTTTACAAGCAGAATTGAAAGTTAGGTTTATTGAAAATAATCATGATTGTCTGACTAATAAAAATACGCGATTTCTCTTTATTTTGGATGGTTTTGATGATTTGAATATTCATTCCAAGGTATTTATTCAACAAGTTGCTGCATTTCAGCAGAAATGTAAAAATCAAGCAGAAATGGGACATCGTGTTTTAATAACTGGCAGAACAAACGCTTTACAATATCTCCAAAAATTACCCCATAATTTAGAGCGAGTCGAAATCCTAGAAATGGATAGACAACTTCAGCAACAATGGTTAAAAAAATGGAATTTATTTCCAGGTCATGAAGGTAAGAAAACAGATCTAGATCAATTTTTAGGGAATAAGAAATGTCCATCAGCAATCAATAAATTGTCTTTTGAACCGCTGTATCTGCATTTATTAGCAGTAATGTATCGAGATGAAACTTTAGCATTTGAGCAGTTAGAACAGGCTAGTAAAAAAACTGCTAAGATTGTTATTTTTAAAGAATTTGTCAATTGGTTAATTGCCAAGCAGCAACCAACTTCAGATGATGGTGATGTAACTAATCAAGAAAATCAAAATTACCAATCAGATTTAAAACATATTTTTACAGAAATTGCTGTTGCTATTGTCCAGTCTGGGGGAGTATTTGGATCTATATCAATGATCATATCGCGGTTACAAGAGAAACAAATCGAACTTCAATCAATTTTAAGCAATTTTTACTTCCCTCCTTCTAAAAAACAAGAAGACCAAATTGAATGTTTTCATAAGACATTTAGTGAATTTCTGTTTGCTGAAAAATTAACAAAATATCTACAAGATTGGTCAAGATTTAATACTGATGACAAAATTCAAGAAATGAATTGGCAAATTTATGATTTGCTAGGATTTGGTAAAATTACCCCGGAAATGGTTGAATATGTAATCGGCTTACTCACACAGATTCCTGATTTATATTGGATCAATTTATTTAAAGTTTTGGATAATTTTTACACTAACTGGTGTCAAGGTAAATTTATTGATTCACCAGAACAAACATTAGCACAAACAAAGCTGCGACAATTACAACATTACAGCCAAAATTACAGCATTGAAAATTTAGGTCAGCGCCAAGTAGATATTTATGCAGGCTTGAATGTGATGATTTTGCTGTTGGAATTACAGCGATATGCTCAAGAACATGATGTGTTGAAAGAATACATAATTTTTTATCCATCTGGTCAAACCGAAGAAGATAATTTGAGATCAGACTTTCTGCGGATTATTAACTACTGTAATTGCTTGCAGGAAGAAAGTTTCAAAAGTATTGTTGGGCAATTCCTCAGTGCTACTCACCTTAGAGGTACTTACCTCTTCCAAGCAGACCTGAGTGGCACAGATTTGAGCCAAGCAGACCTCAGCCGTGCAGAACTTAGCCGTACTTATTTATCGCAAACAAACCTCAGCAATGCGTACTTGATAGCAGCTAAACTGATCCAATCAGACCTGCGTGGAGCTAACCTCAGCGGTGCTAACCTAATTCGTACAGACCTCAGAGGTGCAGACCTGAGTAATGCTAACCTCCAAGATGCAGACCTAAGTCAAGTAGACCTCAGTGGTGCTAATTTGAAAGGTGCTAACCTCAGCGGTGCATACCTGATTGGTGCTAACTTCGGTGATGAATTGTTTGGTTATATCCGCTGGGATAAGAATACTAACTGGCAAGATGTGGAAGGATTAGATGCTGCCAAGAATCTGCCAGCAGCTTTAAAGCAGCAGTTGAAAATCAGTTAA
- a CDS encoding carbon-nitrogen hydrolase family protein: MKSYLAAAIQMTSVPELQKNLAQAEEFIDLAVRQGAELVGLPENFSFMGEEKDKLAQADAIAQETETFLIKMAQRYQITILGGGFPVPVDGTGKVYNTALLIDFNGQELARYHKVHLFDVNVPDGNTYQESSTVMAGKLLPPVHFSEKLGNVGLSICYDVRFPELYRHLADKGADVVFVPAAFTAFTGKDHWQVLLQARAIENTYYVIAPAQTGTNYARRQTHGHAMIIDPWGAILADAGDKPGVAIAEIKPTRLEQVRRQMPSLQHRVF; this comes from the coding sequence ATGAAGTCTTATTTAGCCGCCGCTATTCAAATGACCAGTGTGCCTGAACTACAGAAAAATTTGGCACAGGCAGAAGAATTTATTGATCTGGCTGTGCGTCAGGGTGCAGAGTTAGTGGGTTTGCCAGAAAATTTCTCCTTTATGGGAGAGGAAAAAGATAAACTCGCCCAAGCGGATGCCATCGCTCAGGAAACAGAAACATTTCTGATCAAAATGGCGCAACGCTACCAAATTACTATCCTTGGCGGCGGCTTTCCTGTCCCTGTAGATGGTACAGGCAAAGTCTATAATACTGCTTTATTAATAGACTTTAACGGTCAAGAACTCGCTCGCTACCATAAAGTACATCTATTTGATGTCAATGTCCCTGATGGTAACACCTATCAAGAATCTAGCACCGTCATGGCTGGTAAACTTTTACCCCCAGTCCATTTCTCGGAAAAATTAGGTAATGTCGGACTTTCTATTTGTTATGATGTCCGCTTTCCAGAACTGTATCGCCATCTAGCAGACAAGGGAGCCGATGTTGTTTTTGTTCCTGCGGCTTTCACTGCTTTTACAGGTAAAGACCACTGGCAAGTATTACTACAAGCTAGGGCAATAGAAAATACTTATTACGTGATTGCACCAGCCCAAACTGGTACTAACTATGCCCGTCGTCAAACCCACGGACACGCTATGATTATTGATCCTTGGGGAGCAATTTTAGCCGATGCGGGGGATAAACCAGGAGTGGCGATCGCAGAAATTAAACCCACTAGATTAGAACAAGTACGCCGGCAAATGCCATCTCTGCAACATCGAGTTTTTTAG
- a CDS encoding glycosyltransferase family 4 protein has protein sequence MTKVILTGFSHIINHNAPKFSKYELIRPKEFPFGRFPLKKFWYPLSSLAAWQPVNKSKIIHSFNAIPYTTKPFIVSYEIFLPHIMSSDAGYSVEKLRKFLRDRLVLDNCIRLLASSNFARKKFILKNAGWEKLDQVLQKTEVIPPNTILKVSQPKTYTDTGTLNLMFVGNHIARKGGIVALRVAKKAKLLGLPVIIHIASSLSIGRGIPTDCPDISHYDNDLKLLELDNVRFYNQLPNQEVINLLAQSDFQILATLQDAYAFSIIEGCSVATPAIATPIFAIPEWIRDGDNGYLLKLELDNTGEWKWRQALCSYSVSVDEHWEILDKTYENLAEQIITRLGEFIERRDRKEHYEQLSYGALAQGKIHDSKRVSELIDSIYSEAILSQS, from the coding sequence ATGACTAAAGTTATACTTACAGGGTTTTCTCATATAATTAATCACAATGCTCCTAAATTTTCAAAATATGAATTAATTCGTCCCAAAGAATTCCCTTTTGGCAGATTTCCCTTAAAAAAATTTTGGTATCCCCTCTCCAGTTTAGCAGCATGGCAACCTGTGAACAAGTCTAAAATTATTCACTCATTTAATGCTATTCCCTACACCACAAAACCTTTTATAGTTTCCTATGAAATATTTCTCCCTCATATTATGTCCTCTGATGCTGGTTATTCTGTGGAGAAATTAAGAAAATTTTTGAGAGACAGACTAGTTTTAGATAATTGTATTCGCTTATTAGCATCATCTAATTTCGCTAGAAAAAAATTTATTCTCAAAAATGCAGGTTGGGAAAAATTAGATCAAGTTCTGCAAAAAACCGAAGTAATTCCACCTAATACAATATTAAAGGTTTCCCAACCAAAAACTTATACGGATACAGGAACTTTAAACTTAATGTTTGTAGGAAATCATATCGCTCGTAAAGGAGGAATTGTAGCTTTAAGAGTTGCTAAAAAAGCTAAATTATTAGGACTACCTGTAATTATTCATATTGCATCTAGTCTGAGTATTGGTAGGGGGATACCTACTGACTGTCCAGATATTTCTCACTATGACAACGACTTAAAATTGTTGGAGTTAGATAATGTCCGGTTTTATAATCAGCTACCAAATCAAGAGGTAATCAACCTGTTAGCACAAAGTGATTTTCAAATATTAGCAACTTTACAAGATGCCTATGCTTTTAGTATTATTGAAGGATGCTCTGTCGCCACTCCAGCCATAGCAACGCCAATTTTTGCTATCCCTGAATGGATTAGAGATGGAGATAATGGATATTTACTGAAATTGGAGTTAGATAATACAGGAGAATGGAAATGGAGACAAGCTCTTTGTAGTTACAGTGTTAGTGTGGATGAACATTGGGAAATTCTCGACAAAACCTATGAAAATCTAGCGGAACAAATCATTACTAGATTGGGAGAATTTATCGAGCGCAGGGATCGAAAAGAACATTATGAGCAGCTTAGTTATGGGGCTTTAGCTCAAGGGAAAATTCACGATTCTAAACGAGTGAGTGAGTTAATAGATAGTATTTACTCGGAAGCAATTTTAAGCCAAAGTTAA
- the fba gene encoding class II fructose-bisphosphate aldolase (catalyzes the reversible aldol condensation of dihydroxyacetonephosphate and glyceraldehyde 3-phosphate in the Calvin cycle, glycolysis, and/or gluconeogenesis) gives MALVPMRLLLDHAAENGYGIPAFNVNNLEQIQAIMKAAADTDSPVILQASRGARNYAGENFLRHLILAAVETYPQIPIVMHQDHGNAPSTCYSAIKNNFTSVMMDGSLEADAKTPASFEYNVKVTSEVVNVAHSLGVSVEGELGCLGSLETGAGEAEDGHGFEGTLDHSQLLTDPDEAVNFVEATQVDALAVAIGTSHGAYKFTRKPTGEILAISRIEEIHRRLPNTHLVMHGSSSVPEDLIALINQFGGAIPETYGVPVEEIQKGIKSGVRKVNIDTDNRLAITAAVREALAANPKEFDPRHFLKPSIKYMQKVCADRYEQFGTAGNASKIKQVSLEDFAAKYAKGELVMRAAAKV, from the coding sequence ATGGCGCTTGTACCAATGCGGTTGCTTTTGGATCACGCTGCTGAAAACGGTTACGGCATCCCAGCTTTTAACGTTAACAACTTAGAGCAGATTCAAGCAATCATGAAAGCGGCGGCTGACACAGATAGCCCCGTAATTTTACAAGCTTCTCGCGGCGCTCGTAATTATGCAGGGGAAAACTTCTTGCGCCACCTGATTTTGGCAGCGGTAGAAACCTATCCTCAGATTCCCATTGTCATGCACCAAGATCATGGTAATGCTCCTTCTACCTGCTATTCAGCTATTAAGAACAACTTCACCAGCGTGATGATGGATGGTTCTTTGGAAGCTGACGCTAAAACCCCAGCAAGCTTTGAGTATAACGTTAAAGTTACCAGCGAAGTCGTGAACGTAGCTCATTCTTTGGGTGTCAGCGTTGAAGGTGAACTGGGTTGCTTGGGTTCTTTAGAAACAGGTGCTGGTGAAGCTGAAGATGGTCACGGTTTTGAAGGTACACTAGACCATTCTCAACTGTTAACTGACCCCGATGAAGCTGTTAACTTCGTAGAAGCAACTCAAGTAGACGCTTTGGCTGTTGCTATCGGTACTAGCCACGGTGCTTACAAGTTTACCCGTAAGCCTACTGGTGAAATTTTGGCTATCAGCCGCATTGAAGAAATTCACCGCCGTCTACCTAACACCCACTTGGTAATGCACGGTTCTTCTTCTGTACCCGAAGATTTGATTGCACTGATTAACCAATTTGGTGGTGCTATTCCTGAAACCTACGGTGTACCTGTAGAAGAAATTCAAAAAGGCATCAAGAGTGGTGTGCGTAAGGTAAATATCGACACTGACAACCGTTTGGCTATTACTGCGGCTGTTCGTGAAGCTTTGGCAGCTAATCCCAAGGAATTCGATCCTCGTCACTTCCTCAAGCCTTCTATTAAGTATATGCAAAAAGTTTGTGCTGACCGTTATGAGCAGTTTGGCACTGCTGGTAATGCAAGCAAAATTAAGCAAGTTTCTTTAGAAGATTTTGCTGCTAAGTATGCTAAGGGTGAATTGGTAATGAGAGCAGCTGCTAAAGTTTAA
- a CDS encoding ABC transporter permease, translated as MNNLNFFSDYLVASFHLAVPLAYAALGGLYSERSGVLNIALEGMLITGALTSAVISFYSGNPWLGILATLIVGGMVGLLHAFLCLTLCVNQLVSGLAINLVASGMTSFLARLVFSSNSTQRLPEIKPIIIPGLANIPLIGNLLFQQDILFYLLFLVFLLTTYILFNTSFGLTLRAVGEYPQAADTAGISVEGVRYFAVIISGCLAGLGGAYLSLVQVRFFAEGMSAGKGFIAIAALIFGRWHPQGTALACLLFGATEALQLRIQALGANIPYQFLLMLPYAIAILALVTQKLGVRS; from the coding sequence ATGAATAATCTGAACTTCTTCTCTGATTATCTCGTTGCCAGTTTCCATCTAGCTGTACCCCTAGCTTATGCTGCTTTGGGAGGATTATATTCTGAACGGTCAGGAGTGCTAAATATTGCTTTAGAAGGAATGTTGATCACAGGTGCTTTAACCAGTGCTGTAATCAGCTTTTACTCTGGTAATCCTTGGTTGGGTATATTAGCCACCTTAATTGTTGGGGGGATGGTGGGACTACTGCACGCTTTTTTGTGTCTGACTTTGTGTGTTAATCAGTTAGTCTCTGGTTTAGCTATTAATCTTGTCGCATCGGGAATGACATCATTTTTGGCGCGGTTAGTATTTTCAAGTAACAGTACACAAAGATTACCAGAAATTAAACCGATCATTATTCCCGGTTTGGCTAATATTCCTCTGATTGGAAATCTTTTATTTCAGCAAGATATTTTATTTTATCTACTATTTTTAGTGTTTTTATTAACTACATATATATTGTTCAACACCAGCTTTGGTCTAACCTTGCGGGCTGTGGGAGAATATCCCCAAGCAGCGGATACAGCCGGAATATCAGTAGAAGGGGTGCGTTACTTTGCTGTCATTATTAGTGGCTGTCTTGCTGGTTTAGGGGGAGCGTATCTCAGCTTAGTACAAGTAAGATTTTTTGCGGAAGGGATGAGTGCTGGTAAAGGATTTATTGCCATTGCAGCTTTAATATTTGGTAGATGGCATCCCCAAGGTACGGCCTTAGCCTGCCTGTTATTTGGTGCAACAGAAGCTTTGCAACTAAGAATACAAGCCTTGGGTGCAAATATTCCTTATCAATTTTTGTTAATGCTACCTTATGCGATCGCTATTTTGGCATTAGTGACTCAGAAGTTAGGAGTCAGGAGTTAG
- a CDS encoding diguanylate cyclase produces the protein MTLFRPEDCLILVVDDVKLNLQVIANILDKVGYEITLVSNGYQALERVQSARPDLILLDLMMPEINGLEVCEKIQSNPELADIPIIFLSASQEQEHLLQAFEKGAVDYVTKPFHTAELLARVRMHLELKYSRQKLKKLLEEQKELVEQLEKLANTDPLTGVWNRRYLLMIAEQEIKRSQRYNFSFAVLLMDIDHFKKINDTYGHNIGDEVIIFMTKTVLNHLRQPDCFGRFGGEEFVVLLPETDIDEGVIVAERIRENINNESIAVEGQQVSITVSIGVASYSLGDKTIDAIIQRADQALYQAKNQGRNRVIANNNY, from the coding sequence ATGACACTATTTCGACCTGAAGATTGCTTAATTTTAGTCGTAGATGATGTTAAATTAAATCTCCAAGTGATTGCCAACATTTTAGATAAAGTCGGCTATGAAATCACTTTAGTTTCTAATGGATATCAAGCTTTAGAACGTGTCCAATCTGCTCGTCCAGACTTAATTTTATTGGATTTGATGATGCCAGAAATAAATGGCTTAGAGGTATGTGAAAAAATCCAATCTAATCCAGAATTAGCAGATATTCCCATTATTTTTCTTTCTGCTAGTCAAGAGCAAGAGCATTTACTTCAAGCCTTTGAAAAAGGAGCAGTTGATTACGTCACAAAACCGTTTCATACTGCGGAACTTCTTGCTCGTGTAAGAATGCATTTAGAGTTGAAATATTCGCGGCAGAAATTGAAAAAATTGTTGGAAGAACAAAAGGAATTAGTCGAACAATTAGAAAAATTAGCTAACACTGATCCATTAACTGGAGTTTGGAACCGTCGTTATCTTTTAATGATAGCCGAACAAGAAATCAAGCGTAGTCAGCGATATAATTTTTCCTTTGCTGTACTCTTAATGGATATTGACCATTTTAAAAAAATCAATGATACTTATGGACATAATATAGGAGATGAAGTAATTATATTCATGACAAAAACAGTCCTCAATCATTTACGTCAACCAGATTGTTTTGGTAGATTTGGAGGTGAAGAATTTGTTGTATTACTACCAGAAACAGATATCGATGAAGGTGTAATAGTAGCTGAACGCATTCGAGAAAATATTAATAATGAATCCATTGCTGTTGAAGGTCAACAAGTCTCAATTACGGTCAGTATAGGTGTAGCAAGTTATAGTTTGGGAGATAAGACTATTGATGCTATCATTCAACGAGCCGATCAGGCACTTTATCAAGCGAAAAACCAAGGACGCAACCGGGTAATTGCTAATAATAATTATTAA